In one Apteryx mantelli isolate bAptMan1 chromosome 9, bAptMan1.hap1, whole genome shotgun sequence genomic region, the following are encoded:
- the LOC136992643 gene encoding IgGFc-binding protein-like, with the protein MGTCTYTLSKLCESNSSLPYFNVEAANEHRGSNTRVSYVQYVDVDVSGQRIRLGKGGVVTVNGVEEVVPCTPSAGVQVSSSGFYTVVSTDFGLRVKFDGKHRVEVTLPSTFGQKVCGMCGNYNGVAADDFLNPEGVLEPDSTSLGNSWQVSNDSSCSPGPDPSPACNETDKQVIASSLFCGLLTDPSGPFELCHAVLSPSGYFNTCLYDLCELGLDREVLCNSLQSYADACQSLGVKIPAWRNATFCPIECPANSHYEPCAAACPATCVDPMAPASCSLPCVEGCVCDSGYLLYNERCVPSQQCGCWHNGQHYPVNSEFWTDNTCSSKCTCPGRGSKVQCSSASCPAGQYCGVQNGKPDCFPYSYGICHVHNDPHYNTFDKVTHSFMGNCTYTLAKVCSNATSLPYFNIEAKNEHRGNPRVSYVREVLVEVHGERIAIVKNERSQVLVNGLRRTLPVSAAGGAVTVSRSGRYISLETDFNLRVSYDADHSVEVKVPTTYFNLTCGMCGNFNGERQDDYMMPDGQQAADSNALGESWKVPDDDPSCGVPVPPAPCSAEEEKLYQSDGFCGVLTARPGSFENCHAVINPQSYFETCLYDLCALNGNQEVLCGALEAYADACQAAGVTLLPWRNATFCPLLCPANTYYDPCMTGCPATCLDRQAPQNCSKPCVEGCACTSGFLLSGDTCVPEAHCGCLFEGNYYSVSESPAPACSPPRGLVFLCFPA; encoded by the exons ATGGGCACCTGCACCTACACCCTCTCCAAGCTGTGCGAGAGCAACAGCTCACTGCCCTACTTCAACGTGGAAGCAGCCAACGAGCACAGGGGAAGCAACACTCGCGTGTCCTACGTCCAGTACGTGGACGTCGATGTGTCCGGCCAGCGGATAAGGCTGGGGAAGGGCGGAGTGGTGACG GTCAACGGAGTGGAAGAGGTTGTGCCCTGCACCCCATCAGCAGGCGTGCAGGTCTCGTCCAGTGGGTTCTACACCGTGGTCTCAACAGACTTTGGCTTGAGAGTGAAGTTTGACGGGAAGCATCGGGTGGAGGTGACGCTCCCGAGCACCTTTGGGCAGAAGGTCTGTGGCATGTGTGGGAACTACAACGGGGTGGCAGCAGACGACTTCCTGAACCCGGAGGGGGTGCTGGAGCCAGACTCCACCAGCCTGGGCAACAGCTGGCAGGTGTCCAACGATAGCAG ctgctcaCCCGGACCAGATCCCAGCCCAGCCTGCAACGAGACGGACAAGCAAGTCATTGCCAGCAGCCTCTTCTGCGGACTCCTCACTGACCCCAGCGGCCCGTTTGAGTTGTGCCATGCTGTGCTGAGCCCCAGCGGTTATTTCAACACCTGCCTTTATGACCTGTGTGAGCTGGGGCTGGATCGCGAGGTCCTGTGCAACAGTTTGCAGTCCTATGCGGACGCTTGCCAGTCGCTTGGTGTGAAGATCCCCGCGTGGAGGAACGCAACGTTCTGCC CCATCGAGTGTCCTGCCAACAGCCACTACGAGCCATGCGCTGCAGCCTGCCCTGCTACCTGTGTTGACCCTATGGCTCCTGCTAGTTGCAGCCTGCCGTGCGTGGAGGGATGTGTGTGTGACAGCGGGTACCTGCTCTACAATGAGCGATGCGTGCCCAGCCAGCAGTGCGGGTGTTGGCACAACGGGCAGCACTACCCGGTGAACTCGGAGTTCTGGACGGACAACACCTGCTCCTCGAAGTGCACGTGTCCAGGGCGGGGGAGCAAAGTCCAGTGCTCCAGTGCCTCCTGCCCGGCAGGCCAGTACTGTGGAGTGCAGAACGGGAAACCCGACTGCTTCCCGTACTCTTACGGCATCTGCCATGTTCACAATGACCCTCATTACAACACCTTTGACAAAGTGACGCACAGCTTCATGGGGAACTGCACCTACACCCTGGCCAAAGTGTGCTCCAATGCCACCTCCCTGCCCTACTTCAATATTGAGGCCAAGAACGAGCATCGTGGGAACCCCAGGGTGTCCTACGTGCGCGAAGTCCTGGTTGAGGTGCATGGAGAACGCATTGCAATCGTCAAGAACGAGCGGAGCCAAGTGCTG GTCAACGGGCTGCGCCGGACCCTGCCGGTGAGTGCAGCGGGAGGCGCCGTCACAGTGAGCAGGAGCGGCCGCTACATCAGCCTGGAGACAGACTTCAACCTGAGAGTGTCCTATGACGCCGACCACTCGGTGGAGGTGAAGGTGCCCACCACCTACTTCAACCTGACCTGTGGCATGTGCGGGAACTTCAACGGCGAGAGACAGGACGATTACATGATGCCCGACGGGCAGCAAGCCGCAGACTCCAACGCGCTGGGAGAGAGCTGGAAGGTCCCAGACGACGACCCCTCTTGCGGCGTCCCCGTGCCCCCCGCACCCTGCAGTGCAGAAGAGGAGAAGCTCTACCAGTCGGACGGGTTCTGTGGCGTGCTGACCGCCAGGCCTGGCTCTTTTGAGAACTGCCATGCCGTGATCAACCCCCAGAGCTACTTTGAGACCTGCCTCTACGACCTTTGCGCCCTGAACGGTAATCAGGAGGTCCTGTGCGGTGCTCTGGAGGCCTATGCTGACGCGTGCCAGGCAGCGGGCGTGACTCTTCTTCCCTGGAGGAATGCCACCTTCTGCC ccctgctgtgccctgcCAACACCTACTATGACCCTTGCATGACCGGCTGTCCTGCCACCTGCCTCGACCGACAAGCCCCACAGAACTGCTCCAAGCCCTGTGTGGAGGGCTGTGCGTGCACCTCTGGCTTTTTGCTCAGCGGAGACACCTGTGTGCCCGAGGCCCACTGTGGCTGCCTCTTTGAGGGCAACTACTACAGCGTGAGTGAAAGCCCTGCCCCAGCTTGCTCCCCTCCCAGGGGActtgttttcctctgtttcccTGCCTGA
- the LOC136992641 gene encoding kielin/chordin-like protein produces the protein MRGCSVFLCLQEGERFVSENCTRQCRCEANGQMVCSALSCGEDEVCKIQNGHRGCYPASTALCHIYGDPHYSTFDGKLHHFQGSCNYTVVTGCGNSSVGFTVTTRNEHRGSQSWTALNSVALSMEGLHIALQKNKAVYINGVVASLPASPIPSVTVSLSGSYVQVSTRLGLQLQFNGDQELLVRVSEKHKGKLCGLCGTYTGSQQDDFMRPDGVIVPDFNDFGASWMVPDNDWPCDPATFPPVSCSPSQEEAANKQCAILTQLGGPFQPCHAVLPPKSYFESCVYDQCGTGGSTEQLCNDLEAYATACTQAGVTLGDWSAGTVCGKCPVGVCIQEGAVRVSLHVLCGCE, from the exons ATGCGCGGGTGCTCTGTGTTTCTCTGCCTGCAGGAAGGCGAGCGCTTTGTGAGCGAGAACTGCACTCGCCAGTGCCGGTGTGAAGCCAACGGCCAGATGGTTTGCTCTGCGTTGTCCTGTGGTGAGGATGAGGTCTGCAAGATCCAGAATGGCCACAGGGGCTGTTACCCAGCCAGCACTGCTCTCTGCCACATCTACGGAGACCCGCATTACAGCACTTTCGATGGGAAGCTTCACCACTTCCAGGGCTCTTGCAACTACACAGTGGTGACGGGCTGTGGCAACTCCTCCGTTGGGTTCACTGTCACCACCCGCAATGAGCATCGGGGCAGCCAGAGCTGGACAGCCCTTAACTCTGTGGCGCTGTCCATGGAAGGCCTCCACATCGCACTGCAGAAGAACAAGGCAGTCTAC ATCAATGGTGTTGTGGCCTCCCTGCCTGCTTCTCCTATCCCCAGCGTGACCGTTTCCCTGAGTGGCTCCTACGTGCAAGTTTCTACCAGGCTGGGCCTGCAGCTGCAGTTCAATGGGGACCAGGAGCTCCTAGTGAGGGTGTCTGAGAAGCACAAGGGCAAGCTGTGTGGATTGTGTGGGACGTACACCGGGAGCCAGCAGGACGACTTCATGAGACCCGACGGGGTGATAGTGCCTGATTTCAATGACTTTGGAGCCAGCTGGATGGTGCCGGACAATGACTGGCC GTGTGACCCAGCCACCTTCCCACCTGTGTCCTGCTCCccctcccaggaggaggcagctaaCAAGCAGTGTGCAATCCTCACGCAACTTGGCGGCCCGTTCCAGCCATGCCATGCGGTTCTGCCGCCCAAATCGTACTTTGAGAGCTGCGTCTATGACCAGTGTGGCACCGGCGGCAGCACGGAGCAGCTGTGCAATGACCTGGAGGCCTACGCTACCGCCTGCACCCAGGCAGGAGTCACTTTGGGAGACTGGAGCGCTGGCACTGTCTGTGGTAAATGTCCCGTTGGTGTTTGTATTCAAGAGGGAGCGGTAAGAGTCTCCCTGCACGTTCTCTGTGGATGTGAGTAG